A portion of the Hoplias malabaricus isolate fHopMal1 chromosome 1, fHopMal1.hap1, whole genome shotgun sequence genome contains these proteins:
- the LOC136673844 gene encoding uncharacterized protein has translation MSKLSTTENSRKSPVNHMDVGSNRYYLTQLWQKKQVDLEIREVIHRRIQNSIRIALDVESSRRLLSRANERVQMSTLSPLQQRPYLVPSPPLEAPRKSVSSRCMFKTKHVNVDLEKPSPRFDPENFSICNVDAALQGYISTELQDHLRENVRSLTRHEKAVERPTEQGSGFPCAVFGSSSEWDSIEDVSTPEECSATPYSITPSPDAELRELHTPPRQFQLTQLGSKIPRWTGFDAQKRTVTEFIRKQDVQRIKKLTGMALVCKAAECHAKFLLPELECICQNVRKKENLDSRFLAEPSALRHVPFPAAAEMSRHRLAYEAPGSKIPKYTGHARQRKPEGGQVKPATKRKAVDTWRRRQPVLQGASSRVGGLQPAKQQQWRILKANNLP, from the exons ATGTCAAAACTTTCTACAACAGAGAACAGCAGGAAGTCACCTGTAAATCATAtg GATGTAGGCTCTAATAGGTACTACCTCACACAATTGTGGCAAAAGAAGCAGGTGGATCTGGAGATTCGAGAGGTCATCCACAGAAGGATTCAGAACTCCATCAGGATAGCCTTGGATGTGGAGTCCAGCAGGAGGCTTCTGAGCAGGGCAAATGAGAGGGTTCAGATGAGTACCTTGAGCCCCCTTCAGCAGAGACCCTATTTGGTGCCTTCTCCACCACTGGAAGCACCACGAAAAAGCGTGAGCAGTCGGTGCATGTTTAAAACCAAACATGTGAATGTTGATCTGGAGAAGCCATCCCCAAGGTTCGACCCAGAGAACTTCTCCATCTGCAATGTGGATGCGGCTCTGCAGGGGTACATTTCCACTGAGCTGCAGGACCACCTGCGCGAGAATGTCAGGTCCTTGACCCGCCATGAGAAAGCAGTGGAAAGACCAACCGAGCAAGGAAGCGGCTTTCCCTGCGCAGTCTTTGGGTCTTCGAGTGAATGGGACTCAATTGAGGATGTGTCCACACCTGAAGAGTGTAGTGCAACTCCATACAGCATCACACCATCACCTGATGCTGAACTGCGTGAGCTGCACACACCACCAAGGCAGTTCCAGCTGACCCAGCTAG GGAGCAAGATTCCCAGATGGACAGGCTTTGATGCTCAGAAGAGGACTGTGACTGAGTTCATCAGAAAGCAGGACGTGCAAAG GATTAAAAAACTAACAGGGATGGCATTGGTGTGCAAGGCTGCAGAGTGCCATGCTAAATTCCTGCTGCCTGAGCTGGAGTGCATCTGCCAGAATGTCAGGAAG AAGGAGAACCTGGACTCGAGGTTTCTGGCAGAGCCCTCTGCCCTCAGGCATGTTCCTTTCCCTGCTGCTGCCGAGATGAGTCGACACCGTTTGGCTTACGAGGCACCAG GGAGCAAGATACCCAAATATACGGGCCATGCTAGGCAGAGGAAGCCTGAGGGAGGCCAGGTGAAGCCTGCAACCAAAAGAAAGGCTGTAGATACTTGGCGAAGGAGGCA ACCTGTTCTCCAAGGAGCTTCCTCACGTGTTGGGGGCCTTCAACCTGCTAAACAGCAACAGTGGAGGATCTTAAAAGCAAACAACCTGCCATAA